Proteins from one Bdellovibrio svalbardensis genomic window:
- a CDS encoding trypsin-like serine peptidase translates to MKNTIMLLIFLVMGCSCARVGRVGLTIDDTKNSSGVVYVSDSRKEIGEIEDPQILTNAKSNVALIDVKYIQEDGNSVVFAGDPLTTQFNLCADQRFAQQQSIANCTGVLISPRHVLTAGHCLTEETCDQYKIAFDFRHDTQHYSPEAEVYRIPRSQLYSCKKIVAHDSQASWAMPDYTIVELDRPVPGREPAKLEADSLKESDPLYTLGYPLGAALKYAHGRVRKDMNPLTYKAAIDTFAGNSGSPVYNEKTHALIGLLSGGETDLNYNPEYGCNMINVCDAKKCLGERIFKTSYIADIIKKFQ, encoded by the coding sequence ATGAAAAATACGATCATGCTTTTGATTTTTTTGGTAATGGGTTGCAGCTGCGCTCGCGTGGGCCGCGTGGGATTAACAATAGACGATACAAAAAACTCTTCAGGGGTCGTTTACGTCAGCGATTCAAGAAAAGAGATTGGAGAAATTGAGGACCCGCAAATCCTTACCAACGCCAAATCCAATGTCGCCCTGATCGATGTCAAATACATTCAGGAAGATGGCAATTCAGTCGTCTTTGCGGGAGACCCTCTAACCACTCAATTCAACCTGTGTGCCGATCAAAGATTCGCACAACAACAAAGCATTGCCAATTGCACGGGTGTCTTGATTTCCCCTCGGCATGTTTTGACGGCTGGCCATTGCCTCACCGAAGAAACTTGTGATCAGTATAAAATCGCCTTCGATTTCCGTCACGACACTCAACACTACTCACCCGAGGCAGAAGTTTACCGCATCCCACGCTCACAGCTTTATTCCTGCAAAAAAATAGTTGCGCACGACTCCCAAGCCAGTTGGGCAATGCCAGATTATACTATTGTCGAACTTGATCGCCCCGTCCCTGGACGAGAACCTGCAAAATTGGAAGCTGACTCTTTGAAAGAATCAGACCCCTTGTACACTTTAGGATACCCTTTGGGAGCGGCTTTAAAATATGCCCATGGCCGTGTTCGCAAAGATATGAATCCTCTGACTTACAAAGCCGCGATTGACACTTTCGCTGGGAATTCCGGTTCACCTGTTTACAACGAAAAAACCCATGCTTTAATTGGACTTCTTTCTGGAGGAGAAACCGATCTTAACTACAATCCTGAATATGGCTGCAACATGATCAATGTTTGCGATGCAAAAAAGTGCCTGGGCGAAAGAATTTTCAAAACTTCTTATATCGCAGATATCATCAAAAAATTTCAGTAG
- a CDS encoding cob(I)yrinic acid a,c-diamide adenosyltransferase, translating into MTTPPKAKIYTRTGDKGTTRLVDGSCVEKFNPRVEAYGTVDELNSYLGVVRSSLSDQNLFKSMDLVLEKIQNELFNIGSLLATEKDEVFKMLPAITEEQIQFLEHQIDELTQGLPELRNFILPAGHPVASHLHVARTCCRRSERRSAEIAVKDDRYALALQYLNRLSDYLFVAARWTNHATGIADVLWKKT; encoded by the coding sequence ATGACAACACCTCCCAAAGCAAAAATCTACACTCGAACTGGCGACAAAGGAACAACTCGTCTTGTGGACGGTTCCTGTGTTGAAAAATTCAATCCTCGCGTTGAAGCTTACGGCACCGTAGATGAATTAAACAGCTACTTGGGCGTGGTGCGCTCTTCCTTGTCAGATCAAAACCTTTTCAAATCCATGGACCTGGTTCTTGAAAAAATTCAAAACGAACTCTTCAATATCGGCAGTCTTCTTGCGACTGAAAAAGATGAAGTTTTCAAAATGCTTCCAGCTATCACCGAAGAGCAGATTCAATTTCTTGAACATCAAATTGACGAACTGACACAGGGTCTTCCGGAACTGCGCAATTTTATTCTGCCGGCCGGCCACCCCGTCGCTTCACATCTGCATGTGGCGCGCACCTGTTGCCGCCGCAGCGAACGTCGTTCTGCGGAAATTGCAGTCAAAGATGATCGCTATGCGTTGGCCCTGCAATATCTCAACCGTCTAAGTGATTATCTTTTTGTCGCCGCCCGTTGGACCAACCACGCCACTGGTATTGCTGACGTTCTTTGGAAGAAGACTTAA
- the gspC gene encoding type II secretion system protein GspC, with translation MSSKNPKNQRPPFEKWYSYLLFAFVGYCVADLAILAYRDRMLPQSAPPAHPKAPPPDNYISSGAYNSITTRNIFASSGVIPDALVDKSKGTEQKENEPVPSQLPLTLIGTLVHSNPNKSIAAIEVRGKNQVVSYSPGKDIEGMASIMKVERQKVIFRNLNSNRLEYLEMKKEGNKVAFGGSPKAGAAGGKEVQKVGDNTFAIKRADLLKYTNDLSSILMQARAVPNREPGTGAINGFRILDMQPGSIYEQLGIQRMDVIKSVDGTPVDSPAKAMELYNTLKNSPKVSIQVERNGKNETMTYNIQ, from the coding sequence GTGAGTTCAAAGAACCCCAAGAATCAACGCCCACCGTTTGAAAAGTGGTACTCTTATTTGCTTTTTGCATTTGTGGGTTATTGTGTCGCCGACCTTGCTATTTTGGCATATCGCGATCGCATGCTTCCTCAGTCCGCACCACCCGCTCATCCCAAAGCTCCACCTCCAGATAACTATATTAGTAGTGGCGCCTACAACAGCATCACGACTCGTAACATTTTCGCTTCTAGCGGTGTTATTCCTGACGCTCTGGTTGATAAGTCAAAAGGCACAGAACAAAAAGAAAATGAACCTGTGCCTTCACAGTTGCCGCTCACTTTGATTGGCACTTTGGTGCATTCAAATCCTAACAAATCCATTGCTGCCATTGAAGTTCGTGGCAAAAACCAAGTGGTCTCTTACTCCCCTGGTAAAGACATTGAAGGCATGGCTTCCATCATGAAAGTGGAACGTCAGAAAGTTATTTTCCGCAACTTAAATTCAAATCGCCTTGAATATCTTGAAATGAAAAAAGAAGGCAATAAAGTCGCCTTCGGTGGCAGCCCTAAAGCCGGCGCCGCTGGCGGAAAAGAAGTTCAAAAAGTCGGCGACAACACCTTTGCCATCAAACGCGCGGATCTTTTGAAATACACGAACGATCTTTCCAGCATCTTGATGCAAGCCCGCGCGGTGCCAAATCGCGAACCAGGAACCGGAGCCATCAATGGCTTCCGTATTCTTGATATGCAACCAGGAAGTATTTACGAGCAATTGGGAATTCAGCGTATGGACGTCATCAAGTCTGTCGACGGCACCCCTGTCGACAGTCCTGCAAAAGCTATGGAGCTTTACAACACGTTGAAGAATTCCCCAAAAGTCAGCATTCAAGTCGAACGCAACGGCAAGAATGAAACAATGACTTATAACATTCAGTAG
- the gspD gene encoding type II secretion system secretin GspD: protein MKKPVSIGIASLMTAQLMGPVANAQFEDFPPPPPPPDFGQNAPAEADSFPAPPSAPAGMGAGGTRGGSAHSTNSTAGVLSKKEKDKFAKAAIEDITTENFPETIESFDFPNVEITDVIKAISELTGKNFIIDPGVRGKITIVAPSKISVAEAYKAFLSALAINGFTVVPSGAFLKVKSARNAQRDNIDTFSGAYYPNSDQMITRIIHLKHISAAQVNRDLRILPSKDGEMNIYEPTNSIIISDYGSNIDRVMKIISQLDVPGFEEQLEVIPIKYAKAKDLSDLVDKIVNKGSKTQGGAPGTFTAGVPRFSRSTGASSQQGASFFMAIPDDRTNSIIVVGNKSGIVRIKKLIGQLDFKIRAEESGGVYVYYVKNGDAEKIAQTLSGVTKEAAPKPMTGGSLLSPLGPSGAMEAKAEIFGGDVKITADKTTNSLVITASKQDYEVVLNILNKIDIARDQVYVEAIIMEMSANDGNSWGIGYYQYGSNGYGKVGFNGGLDLNTMLSPTGGTGAIIGFGSGKTVQVTNPADGKQISIPSLIGFINFLKTTKKANILSTPQIMALDNQEAEIEVGDKVVTGSQQSSTGTSGTTITTPTFDDATIKLNIKPFISPASNSIRMEIKQQVSQLSTASTPKAFQDSTQPIAKRSIKTMINVNNGDTAILGGLIKEDDTESIIKVPLLGDIPIIGWLFKSSTRVKNKTNMIVFLTPKIVRNNADSNSIISKKLDERLDYIKAEGGKDPFGRQLDEITRKVQGNAAPVVKPEVEKE from the coding sequence ATGAAAAAACCGGTCAGCATAGGAATTGCTTCATTGATGACGGCTCAATTAATGGGCCCGGTAGCGAACGCGCAGTTCGAGGACTTCCCTCCTCCACCACCGCCTCCTGATTTTGGGCAAAATGCACCCGCAGAAGCTGATTCATTCCCAGCGCCACCATCCGCTCCGGCTGGCATGGGTGCTGGTGGAACTCGTGGTGGCAGCGCCCATTCTACCAACAGCACGGCCGGTGTTTTGTCTAAAAAAGAAAAAGACAAATTTGCCAAAGCCGCCATTGAAGATATCACAACCGAGAACTTCCCAGAGACGATTGAATCTTTCGACTTCCCGAACGTAGAGATCACCGACGTGATCAAAGCGATCAGCGAATTGACTGGGAAAAACTTTATCATCGATCCGGGCGTACGCGGAAAGATCACAATCGTGGCTCCATCTAAGATTTCAGTGGCTGAAGCTTACAAAGCTTTCCTGTCAGCCCTTGCAATCAATGGTTTTACAGTTGTTCCTTCTGGCGCTTTCTTAAAAGTTAAATCTGCAAGAAACGCTCAACGTGACAATATCGACACTTTCTCTGGCGCTTATTATCCAAATAGCGATCAGATGATCACTCGTATCATTCACTTGAAGCATATCTCTGCAGCCCAGGTGAATCGTGATCTTCGCATCTTGCCTTCTAAAGACGGTGAGATGAATATCTACGAGCCGACAAACTCCATCATCATCTCAGACTACGGTTCTAATATTGACCGCGTGATGAAAATCATCAGCCAATTGGACGTTCCGGGCTTTGAAGAACAGCTGGAAGTAATTCCTATCAAATATGCGAAAGCAAAAGACTTGTCTGACCTCGTTGATAAGATCGTTAACAAAGGAAGCAAGACTCAAGGTGGCGCACCCGGCACTTTCACTGCAGGGGTTCCTCGCTTCAGTCGTTCCACAGGCGCCTCATCGCAACAAGGCGCGAGTTTCTTCATGGCGATCCCGGATGATAGAACCAACTCGATCATCGTGGTGGGTAACAAATCAGGCATCGTGCGCATCAAAAAGCTTATCGGTCAGCTTGATTTCAAAATCCGCGCAGAAGAATCTGGCGGCGTTTATGTTTATTACGTAAAAAACGGTGACGCAGAGAAAATTGCACAAACTCTTTCCGGCGTCACAAAAGAAGCTGCTCCAAAACCAATGACGGGAGGAAGTCTTCTCTCCCCTCTTGGCCCTTCTGGTGCCATGGAAGCCAAAGCTGAAATATTCGGTGGCGATGTGAAAATCACTGCTGACAAAACAACGAACAGCCTTGTGATCACAGCCAGTAAGCAAGACTACGAAGTTGTGTTGAATATTTTGAATAAAATCGATATTGCACGCGATCAAGTTTACGTTGAAGCGATCATCATGGAGATGAGTGCAAATGACGGTAACAGCTGGGGTATCGGTTACTACCAATACGGCAGCAACGGTTACGGTAAAGTGGGCTTTAACGGCGGTCTTGATTTGAACACTATGTTAAGCCCGACTGGCGGAACCGGTGCGATCATCGGTTTTGGCTCTGGAAAAACTGTTCAAGTAACAAATCCAGCAGACGGCAAGCAAATCTCGATCCCAAGCTTGATTGGCTTCATCAACTTCTTGAAGACAACCAAAAAAGCCAACATTCTATCGACTCCGCAAATCATGGCTCTTGATAACCAAGAAGCTGAGATCGAAGTCGGTGATAAAGTTGTAACGGGCTCTCAACAAAGCTCTACTGGTACCAGCGGCACGACAATCACGACGCCAACGTTTGACGATGCGACGATCAAGCTGAACATCAAACCGTTTATAAGCCCCGCTTCAAACTCGATCCGCATGGAAATCAAGCAACAGGTTTCTCAGCTTTCAACAGCTTCGACTCCGAAAGCTTTCCAGGATTCAACTCAACCGATTGCAAAACGTTCGATCAAAACCATGATCAACGTGAACAACGGTGATACGGCCATCCTGGGCGGATTGATCAAAGAAGATGATACAGAATCCATCATCAAAGTTCCTTTGTTGGGCGATATTCCAATCATCGGTTGGTTGTTCAAGTCTTCAACTCGCGTGAAGAATAAAACCAATATGATCGTGTTCCTGACACCAAAAATTGTGAGAAACAATGCAGATTCAAACTCAATCATCTCCAAAAAACTGGATGAACGTTTGGATTACATCAAGGCTGAGGGCGGTAAAGATCCATTTGGTCGTCAGTTGGATGAAATTACTCGTAAGGTACAAGGTAATGCAGCTCCGGTTGTAAAACCTGAAGTGGAAAAGGAATAA